In a genomic window of Methylobacter sp. YRD-M1:
- a CDS encoding CPXCG motif-containing cysteine-rich protein, which produces MNDLKEVDAICPYCGETIDILVDASSGAQEYYEDCPVCCAPILFLLSVDESGEILLDIKRDDE; this is translated from the coding sequence ATGAACGACTTGAAAGAAGTCGATGCGATCTGCCCTTATTGCGGCGAAACCATTGATATTCTTGTGGATGCTTCTTCCGGCGCACAAGAATATTATGAAGATTGCCCGGTTTGTTGCGCGCCTATTTTATTTTTATTGTCTGTCGACGAAAGCGGAGAGATCCTCCTCGATATTAAAAGAGATGATGAATGA